The following proteins are encoded in a genomic region of Alnus glutinosa chromosome 8, dhAlnGlut1.1, whole genome shotgun sequence:
- the LOC133875051 gene encoding uncharacterized protein LOC133875051, with protein MGKPKTLDLFFKKKDESHSKVNTDTPLAIEIEALVTNERPSKCPRIQPEEMDATIFQRDPGLRRQIWEFPINLQDKMRRAYINAGPCQPILLEYPVSGEGNNRRRFQTSWFNTYSTWLEYSKSKDAIFCLQCYVFAKKSTGRPGSDAFVVKGFNNWKKASDTMNSSLMGHVGKDPNSPHKNAVKCCEDLMNQSRHIDKLVEKQTSQETENNRLRLKTSNAPKNAKYTSPKIQKEILHIIANKVRDVIRKEIGDAKFCILVDEARDESKREQMAIILRFVDKDGFIKERFFHVVHVNDTTASTLKKNICVVLSRYNLQIENIRGQGYDGALVAASREAKHIHQFFIQLGSIINIVGDSSKRHDELQSAQAAEIESLIVSNKIETGKGANQIGTLQRPGDTRWSSHYQSIYSLIRMLGATCSVINNISKEGANYSQRGDAEAAYMVLTSFEFVFILHLMNDIMGLTNMLCQTLQQKSIDILNAMSQVSTTQLLIQQRREDGWEPLLATVKSFCEENEIDIPDMNAHYSRARGRSRRQDEGSLTTVEHHFRVDIFTAAIDFQLQELKNTFGEQAVELLTLSVALSPKDAYKSFKIDDICKLAEKFYPKDFNKQERFCLKFQLEHYKLDVPKHSDFQNMSTLSELCRGLADSGKPKIYPLIDRLIRLVLTLPVSTATAERAFSVMKLIKTRLRSRMEDEFLADHMVAMDMSDKEPKAKPTEPELVPEPKLEPPEATDADLKPKEPKQSSIRSNEAAGCKTINLIIGSCKISLSLLHAIPELFVAVLFPKAVDGFEVCFQDELDLREEDIASILSGLASEDDEEAAGFLPSARHEQKLHRG; from the exons atgggCAAGCCAAAAACACTTGATttgttctttaagaaaaaagatgagaGTCACTCAAAAGTCAATACTGACACACCTCTAGCAATAGAAATTGAAGCTTTAGTGACCAATGAGCGTCCCTCCAAATGTCCAAGAATTCAACCTGAAGAAATGGATGCTACTATTTTTCAACGTGATCCAGGATTACGTCGGCAAATATGGGAATTTCCCATAAACTTACAAGATAAAATGCGACGTGCTTATATTAACGCCGGTCCATGTCAACCCATACTTTTGGAATATCCAGTTTCAGGAGAGGGTAATAATCGTCGCCGATTTCAAACTTCTTGGTTCAACACATACTCAACTTGGTTGGAGTACTCGAAGTCAAAGGATGCCATATTTTGTCTTCAATGCTATGTTTTTGCTAAGAAATCAACAGGCCGTCCAGGATCAGATGCATTTGTTGTGAAAGGTTTTAACAATTGGAAAAAGGCGAGCGACACAATGAATAGTTCTTTAATGGGACACGTGGGAAAAGATCCAAATTCACCACATAAAAATGCTGTGAAATGTTGTGAGGATCTAATGAATCAATCACGGCATATTGACAAGTTAGTTGAAAAACAAACATCACAAGAAACAGAGAATAATCGGTTGCGGCTCAAAACCTCG AATGCTCCAAAGAATGCGAAGTATACATCACccaaaattcaaaaggaaattCTGCATATCATTGCAAATAAAGTGCGGGATGTGATTCGAAAAGAAATTGGGGATGCCAAATTTTGCATTCTCGTTGATGAAGCTCGGGATGAGTCAAAAAGGGAGCAAATGGCCATTATTCTGAGGTTTGTTGATAAAGATGGCTTTATAAAAGAGCGATTCTTTCATGTCGTGCATGTTAATGATACTActgcatcaactttaaaaaagaatatatgtgTTGTTCTTTCTCGTTACAACCTTCAAATTGAGAATATTCGAGGTCAGGGATATGATGGAG CTTTAGTTGCAGCATCTAGAGAAGCCAAGCATATTCATCAGTTCTTTATTCAGTTGGGTTCTATTATCAATATTGTTGGTGATTCTTCTAAACGTCATGATGAATTACAATCTGCTCAAGCTGctgaaattgaaagtttgattgtttctaataaaattgaaactGGAAAGGGTGCAAATCAAATTGGTACTTTGCAACGACCTGGAGATACTCGATGGTCATCTCATTATCAATCTATTTATAGTTTGATAAGAATGCTTGGTGCAACTTGCTCAGTTATCAACAATATCTCCAAGGAGGGAGCTAATTATTCTCAACGTGGTGATGCTGAAGCGGCTTACATGGTATTaacatcatttgaatttgttttcataTTGCATTTGATGAATGATATTATGGGACTCACTAATATGTTGTGTCAAACTTTGCAACAAAAATCTATAGACATTTTAAATGCCATGAGTCAAGTTTCAACGACACAATTACTCATTCAACAGAGGAGAGAAGATGGGTGGGAGCCTTTGCTTGCTACTGTTAAATCATTttgtgaagaaaatgaaattgatattCCTGATATGAATGCTCATTACAGTAGAGCTCGAGGTCGATCTCGTCGTCAAGATGAAGGGTCTTTGACAACAGTTGAGCATCATTTTAGAGTTGATATATTTACTGCTGCAATAGACTTTCAATTACAAGAATTGAAAAATACATTTGGTGAGCAGGCTGTAGAACTCCTCACTCTTAGCGTTGCTTTAAGCCCGAAAGATGCAtacaaatcatttaaaattgatgatatatgcAAATTAGCTGAGAAGTTTTATCCTAAAGATTTCAACAAGCAAGAAAGATTCTGTTTGAAATTTCAATTGGAGCATTATAAGCTTGATGTGCCAAAGCATTCAGATTTTCAAAATATGTCTACATTATCTGAGTTATGTAGAGGATTGGCAGATTCGGGAAAGCCAAAGATCTATCCTTTGATTGACAGGTTGATTCGCCTAGTGTTGACTCTCCCTGTTTCAACTGCAACTGCAGAACGAGCTTTTTCTGTCATGAAACTTATAAAAACTAGATTACGTAGTAGAATGGAAGATGAGTTTCTTGCAGACCATATG GTAGCAATGGACATGTCTGATAAGG AACCAAAAGCTAAACCAACTGAACCAGAGTTAGTGCCGGAGCCGAAACTGGAACCGCCAGAGGCTACCGATGCAGATCTGAAACCTAAAGAACCGAAACAGAGCTCGATCCGATCCAATGAAGCCGCTGGTTGCAAGACGATCAATTTGATCATTGGGTCTTGCAAAATTTCCCTCTCTCTTCTGCACGCTATACCCGAACTTTTTGTTGCTGTGCTATTTCCAAAAGCCGTCGATGGCTTTGAGGTTTGCTTCCAGGATGAACTAGACCTTAGAGAAGAAGACATAGCCTCGATTTTGAGTGGGCTTGCTAGCGAGGACGATGAGGAGGCGGCGGGTTTCCTCCCCTCTGCACGCCATGAACAGAAGCTGCATCGTGGTTGA